The genomic stretch ttttctgttggttcttttctatgtaccttttaattaatgaatgaactaCTCTTTTCCGTGGACGCTCGAGTTAGCTGATTCACTGATCTTATCTGttgcaatttaatatatatatatatatatatatatatatatatatatatatatttttaatactttaaaataaaaacaatttcattaataaataaaaaaaattaaaaaaaaatagtatataaacaattaaaaaaaaacaaaaaaaaaataggaatgcatataggcgccaccctaggtggcttaAAAGGCAAAAATATACATTGATGCCACATGGGGTGGCGCATGAGTTAAGAGAAAATGGTCTttggcgccacctgaggtggctcctatgtggagaccacctctgaaacctggtcatacaggtaatttttccgaaaagatggtttttggtgtaaataaattattaaacctggttatttggatttttttttccaaaaacgaCATAGAAGATACATATACTAGACTTTATCCAGATTATGTGAAActcataaaatttaaaaaaataatatttagaatGTAATGAACAATTCATTTGAGTAGTCATAACTTACGACTACCCAAAATTTAAAATTGGTCTACACTACAAGccccaaataaaaaaaatgtttttttaatattatttttaaaaaattaaaatcaaacgaATTAGAACCGGTTATTTGCGAAGTTAATTTTTTTACGCCCTCGTGGTGGAATATGCATAAGCGTGGTGTGTTGGAAGTTGAAACTTGCTATAACAACATAAGAGGCAGCTAACTGAACAACCTTTTTGGAGGTAAAGATAAGCTTAGAAGCCATGGCCTGTCGGTGTTCCTTCTTCTCTCCCACTTCCTTCGACATTGCCATCTTTTCCCACTCTCTCACCCCATCACTCCCACttccaacaccaacaacaacTTTCCTGAAGAGAAGAACCGGGTCATCCGTGAAGCCTCTCGTTTGTGCTGCCGCCAACAACCCTCTCCAATACCGGAAACTCGGTGACTCTGACCTTAACATCAGTGAAATTACTCTTGGTACTGTAAGTTTACTTCTCACATTCACTCTTGGCAGTACTTATGATTTGAGTATTGTGACATGTTGTTGATTGATTGGTGTAATGTTTCAGATGACTTTTGGGGAGCAAAACTCGGAGAAAGAAGCTCATGAAATGCTTAGTTATGCGTTTGAACATGGCGTTAATGCTCTGGATACTGCTGAGGCTGTGAGTTCTTCGAATCTTAATATGCATTTGATGAAATTCAAGTATTTGGATGTGATGTTTGGTATTGTTTTTTGTCATTAGAAGTAATGGCTATTTTGTTTTCAACTCTATTGAGTTTATTGGTTTGTTGCAGATGTGATGTTTGATGGTATGCTTGTTTGTTTCACTCTTTGGATAAATAAGAACCCAATTATAATTTGTTCTTGATGTAATCGTTACTTTTTTACTGTGCGAATGTGGTATTTGATCAGTGGTAAGAGCTTAGTCTTGTAGTTGTAGCCTCCAGGGATGAAGTTCAAATTTCCTTGGAGATATGTGGTTCGGAAGCATACAACACACACtcgttcttgtcgcttttattaTCTTTGGTTTGAATTGTCAAACTACATTTGTATGATTTATAATGTTGAAAATGCAACTACGAAAAGATACTCGATTGTTTTTTAGTTTAAACTTATTTGATGGATTAAAGTAAATCAGAAATGACAGTATTAGAGAGAGTGTTGGAGTAGCACCTATTGtagaaaagatggtggaaaatagacttaggtgaTTTGAACATGTAGATAGAAGACTTGTAGTTTCTGtggtaaggagagtagatcaaatgaagagaagtcaaacaactagaggtaaaggaagacctagaaaaattataaaagaagttattaaaaaagatctcgagattaacaaTTTGAATTGAAGCTTGGTcctggatagaacattatggggaaagttgatccatgtagccaacCCAACTTAGTGGGAAAAGGCTAGATTTCTGTTGTTGTATTGGTTCGTTCTCTTCTCCTAATTATGTTCTCGCAATTGCTTTTTTTTGTTGCTAAATCACCCTATCCCTGTAGGCAACTTTTGCAATCTACTTCACTTTTATTTTGCTCTGCTACCGCGTGCTTCACATGCCATATGAAGAATAACTGGTGAGGTTTATGTTTCTGATTAATAAACTTTGTTTTGCACATAGTACCCAATTCCAATGAAGAAAGAAACACAAGGAACAACTGATCTCTATGTTGCTAGCTGGTTGAAATCTCAATCTCGTGACAAGGTATTAGTTTTCAGTTCACAACTCAgtttattcttaattttttatgTGCTTTTAAGACATAGacagttaaaattaaaatcatttttatagGCCTATGGAACATCCGATATGCTGTTTTTAAATTGAGTGGAAGTAcaaattaaaatgatttaattttggCACATTTTGCTACAGATAACAAGCTAACCCTGAAGTAAAATTGAGATTTGGCTTTCAGTCATTTCGGAAGATTTTTTACCGACAGCATGATTTGTTGAGCTAACTGTTTGAAACTACTTGTGTACCCTCTTTTGTGGATAGGTTATTGTAGCAACAAAAGTGTGTGGTTATTCTGAGAGGTCGAGTTACTTACGCGACAACACAGACATTTTGAGGGTTGATTCTGCAAATATCAAAGAAAGTGTGGAGAAAAGTCTGAAGCGTCTTGGGACTGATTATATTGATTTGTTGCAAATTCACTGGTGAGTTTACAGCATGTAAGCATTGATATGATTTTCTtgttagtttatttttaaaactaaagaGCGTGCATTGTTAAAAGTTAGGATTTTTATTGTTTTAGGAATCTTATGTTAGAGATGACGAACCAGACAGATAAACTAGTTTTTTGAACTGTTAATTTCTGAATACGTGATTTTCTGCTTCGTTATAGGCCAGATCGTTATGTTGCATTGTTTGGTGAATATTCCTATGATCCTTCAAAATGGAGGCCTAGTGTGCCGTTTGTTGAACAGTTGCAAGCTTTTCAAGAACTTATCAATGAAGGAAAGGTGACTGATTCCTAACATGCTTCATATATTATTACCTTAATATTGTTTTCAATCTCTTGTGTCCTCGATTATAATGTAAATGTTTA from Vicia villosa cultivar HV-30 ecotype Madison, WI linkage group LG4, Vvil1.0, whole genome shotgun sequence encodes the following:
- the LOC131595814 gene encoding uncharacterized protein LOC131595814, with the translated sequence MACRCSFFSPTSFDIAIFSHSLTPSLPLPTPTTTFLKRRTGSSVKPLVCAAANNPLQYRKLGDSDLNISEITLGTMTFGEQNSEKEAHEMLSYAFEHGVNALDTAEAYPIPMKKETQGTTDLYVASWLKSQSRDKVIVATKVCGYSERSSYLRDNTDILRVDSANIKESVEKSLKRLGTDYIDLLQIHWPDRYVALFGEYSYDPSKWRPSVPFVEQLQAFQELINEGKVRYLGVSNETSYGVMEFVHAAKVEGLPKIVSIQNSYSLLVRSRFETDLVEVCHPKNYNIGLLSYSPLGGGTLTGKYIDINSEAGKSGRLNLFPGYMERYNKSISREATIKYLELAEKHGLTPVQLALGFARDRPFMTSSIVGATSVNQLKENIDAFTTTERPLPAEVMTDIEAIFKRYKDPTIF